In Salarias fasciatus chromosome 4, fSalaFa1.1, whole genome shotgun sequence, the DNA window GCGACGTTattaaaggtaaaaaaaactttatttaacatTTCTGAACACCTGTCAGCACCTCCAGAAGCTAACGGCTAACAGCGCAGCTGGAAGTTATCCGCCTTATGCTTCCGTCTCTCCCGTTCAGTGTCATCCTTATTTGTTCTGGCTGCACCGGTTGATGTATTCAATTTGCAATATTCATATATTGAGGCACTTGAAGAATGTTAGTTTGGGACTCTTTGCGCTGCAGGTTGTCAGCTGTTAGCTGCATAGCCTAGCCTAGCATCCCCTCATTAATCAGCTGCTATCCCAGTTACTGTTTCCATCCTGATTGTCTTTCCCCTAtcagaaaaaataaacttcatcATTATATCATTTTTTACTTGCTGGGGATGTTTTTCAAGCAGCGGAATTGATCTGTTCCGATAATTTGCAGGTTTTAAAGGGACCGCATTGACAATCTACAATGTTCACAGACATGGATtatgagctggaggaggacaagTTGTGAGTCACATTTATGCTTCCCCAGTTTTATaactcattcatttatttctgagtGTTTAATATTTTTGAACCTTCCCGATTCTGACAGTGACAAATCAAAAGCATGTGGAAACATCACTGATCTCCTAAAGTAGctctgaaatgtgtgaaactGAATCAGCTAAATACTGCAAAGCTcagactgtttcttttttcccttctcaTTCTTAACAGAGGGATACCAACAGTACCGGGTACTGTGAACCTGAAGAAAGATGCTAATAACCTTATTGGGATCAGCATCGGCGGGGGAGCACAGTACTGTCCTTGCCTCTATATTGTCCAGGTGGGCACGCCATCATTTCTAATGTTTCACCCATTAATGGTGTCTATTGAATAGCATCCAAACTTCACTCAGTTTCTATCACTGCACCACGATATCTCCGATGTCTCAGCTTGTACTTGACTACAATAAGGTCTGTCATCAGTGCATAATGTGGCATCTGTTTTCTCCCAGGTCTTCGATAACACCCCAGCAGCTTTGGATGGCACGCTGGCAGCAGGCGATGAAATCACGGGTGTGAACGGGAAACCAGTGAAGGGAAAAACTAAGGTGGAAGTGGCCAAGATGATTCAAGCTGTTCAGGTAGGCAAGCTCTGAGATTGTAGAGATCTTGATTTGATTCAAGCACTAAACACTATAAATCACAAGTTGCTGAATAATATTCTCTAATTTCCTCGATCCTTTGGCTTGTACATGGTCTGATTCTTCTGTTAATCCCATTAGGACCTGAAGTACAacttaaatgtttgtttgctgcagttgttttgatttgcagaaataaaagtcagagCAGGTATAGTTTTGTCACACTGAGCTCTAAAACAAGAAGCACAAAAATTGCGGAAAACCTAACGGGGGAGGTTGGATCAGAACACCAACACTGAGTGAACATGAGAACATTTAAAATCCacataaacatagaaaaatgaaaggaaagaaGAACTCTCACCTCTTCTCTGCAGCTGTTTCAGTGAATAATCCAGCAGGCCACGCCTGAGCACGGGTCGATCAGTGGTCTGACTGTGTCTGCTTCTACTGTCTTGTCAAATGGTGCTAAAGAGGGTCGGACAATAGCGCCACAGCTTTTGGTATCACGTCACCGGTGTGGAGcggctgtgttgtttttggcatcTTTTGTTCACACCTCAAAAATGCCATGACTTCCTGCCTGCTGGAATAAAGATGGGGTCAGTTTGGGAATTAAAGGATTAGCGTGTGTTCAGTGCAAATACCGCCTTTCAGTTTCACCTTCAGCACCGTAAAGTTTCAGCATTCTTTATTCCAACACATGAAATGTGTGCATTTGTAGTTTTTTgtacaaataaattaaatgtttgttgttttgaagaTGAGATTTTGATGGGTAGTGAATTGTTGAATctctgagtttgtttttttttttcaacagggAGAAGCAGTAATTCACTACAACAAACTGCAGGCTGACCCAAAGCAGGGCAAGTCTCTGGATATAGGTATCTCCTTCACTTTTCATATATTCATTTAACACTTCACTTCAATACATTTCGGACAAttttgtgatctttttttttattattcttaatTTTATACAGAACATCATCTCTACAAGTCACTGTTATTAAAGTGTTGTagttaaaatgttaatattACATGTTTTCAAACTTGTGAAGCCTTGGCTTTAGTATTATGTTTGTCATTCTAATATTGGGTTTCTCATTCATTGTCATTGTGTGTTGAATTCATTTTAAGtgctgaaaaaggtgaaacatcGCCTGGTGGAGAACATGAGCTCTGGCACCGCAGATGCTCTGGGACTCAGTAGAGCCATTCTGTGTAATGGTAAGAAGATTAATATGATCAACGCAAGCTTATTTATCTGTATGAAATAAGGTTTTTCGTTATGTAAACTCATCATTTTACGTTATAGATGGACTGGTcaagagactggaagagttggAGAAAACGGCAGAACTCTACAAAGgtgaaacattttggaaaaaaataaatgttttctgttcagtAAATCTAGTTTATGGATGCTGACACTGTCAGTCATATTTAGTAACTTCTACAGATACAAAGGAAGTGTGAATCTGCTCTTTTAATCAGACAGAATTGACTTGAAATACTCTCTCATCAGTTCGTGTGTTTGCTTTCAGGGCTGATGGAGCACACTAAGAGACTACTCCGGGCTTTCTTTGAGCTTTCTCAAACGCACAGAGGTCAGTTTCTTCACaagaaagtgagagaaaataaagcagctgTTCAGGTTTTACTGTGCTTGTTTGATTCCATCTTGACTCTCACCGACAAATGCATGTGTCTTACAAATATTGCTTAatttaaaagggaaataaatgaaatttccAGTAGTATAACAGTAGAATGTTTACAAGGAAATGTAAGTCACTAATTCCCTTCCTTTTTGTGTTACTTTGATGTAATATGTGGAAACTCTCTTTGCGAGTCTTTTAGTGCACCTGCTGTCTTTTCACATCctctttcacttcctgttcagagTTCATTTTTCAAACCTTTACAACAAGTTTATAGAGATTAAATGAAGTTTTGAGATTCTGCAGTTTAATATGATGTCCAAACTTCATCcgttgtgtgtttcctgtggacGTTGTTTTCTTTCCACTCTGTCCGAAGGCATGTTTTCCAAAAAGCTGGTTGTGACTGTTGTTGGATGCTTTTCAGCATTCGGAGACGTTTTTTCCGTCATCGGCGTGCGAGAGCCTCAGGCTGCAGCCAGCGAGGCGTTTGTGAAGTTTGCCGACGCCCACCGCAACATTGAGAAATACGGCATTCAGCTGCTGAAGACCATCAAACCCGTGAGTGGAATTTACCGAATGTCTCACTGAGATATCTGGAATtctattaaaaaagaaaattaagtcAAGAGTGAAATTCATGCGTTGTGCAGATGCTCCACGATCTGAACACGTACCTTCACAAGGCCATACCGGACACCAAGCTCACCATCCGCAAGTACCTGGATGTGAAGTTTGAATATCTGGTGAGGCTCGCAGCGGCGTTTGGTTTTCCTGGTTCGGTCTTGGTTCTACTCTCAGCAGAGTGACAGAATGTcggtttgtctttcagtcttaCTGCCTGAAGGTGAAGGAAATGGACGATGAAGAATACAGCAGCATCGTGAGTCACAGATCAAATCTGGATATCAATATTGATTGcagattgttgttttttaaacgGATTCGTTTTGGTTGTGTTACGATGTTTTCTTCCTGTTAGTGAATCACCGACGTCGTCTCTGAATGTATTCTTTGTGAAATACTGCCGATTTCGCCCATTCTTGAAGTACTGCCTCGGTCAGCTGCTACTTCTGGGCTCACGCTACATGGATGTGTGTTTCCTCCCCTCAGGCAATGGGAGAGCCTCTGTATCGTGTCAGCACCGGCAACTACGAGTACCGGCTTGTGCTGCGGTGTCGGCAGGAGGCGCGAGCTCGCTTCGCCAAAATGAGGAAAGACGTGCTGGAGAAGATAGAGCTCCTGGACCAGAAACACGGTctgttgttattatttttttaagagatGAATCAAATTACCACAAGCATCagtattatgattttttttttctcttctctgcttcacctccagtTCAGGACATCGTGTTCCAGCTGCAGCGCTTCGTCTCGGGCATGTCCCACTACTACGACGAGTGCTACGCCGTGCTGAAGGAGGCCGACGTCTTCCCCATCGAGGTGGACCTCTCCCGCACCATGATCAACTACAGCAGCCAGTCCCTCTCTTACaccgaggacgaggacgacgaggacgggggaggaggcggcggcggcggcggaggagaggaaggcGGGAGCGGCGCAGACAGACAAGCTGAGAACGGCGCCGAGAAACTGATCGATGACGAATGAGTGTGTGACGTGCGCGCTCGTGCGTTGTCTCATTGAGTTGTTCAAAAGAGTTGTATTTATTGTCAACACAGCCACCTTTGTGTTGGAGTATAGCAGCTAACTAACCCTGTTCTCCGAAAAGTCAATACTGCTTATTCATTTCTGCTGCTATGATGCTGAATGTTGGTCTTggtgtggagtttttttttttttttctctctctgtcaaaTCTACTGCTTTGTGGTTATTTAAATGAATCATTTGACTTTTAGCTGtcgataaaaagaaaaacatcctgtTTACAGATGTTACTGTTACATAAGGTCATTCCTAAATCAGTGTGGAAGACACAAGGGAACCTATGAAGCATCTTTATTTTAATATGAGAGCTATAAAATGGGTTTTAATGCTACAGAAAAGGATCTATAAGCATACATGGTGTGCCTTCTTTACTCTTTGTATAGTGAAGTTCAAAATGTCTAggctgaatgtttttcttttatctttatcGTTATTTTCTTGTCATATGAAGACGTTGACTGACAGATCATTAAGCTCTTACATGAAGTACATCCCAACAaggttttactttttacttgtttCTAAAAGGGAAACGGGCCTTCACAGTTTATCAGACTGTTCACATATCATACTGGTTTTTGTTATAAATGGTTGTTTTATATCATCACTGCCTTTCTCACCACTTGACACTACTTATTCACTCCAGCAATGGCGTTCATGTCGAAGACACTGGTTTGATGAAAACACTACTTGTATGCACAAAAGGGAAATAATCACAATACTATAGTATCGTGTTATTTATGTGTTAAACTTACTTTATACTTTTTGTCCATAAATATTTAAGTGTTTGAAAGGTCAGAGTTTGTTCTGTGCAAGTTAAACGGGCCACTTTTAGAAGCTGTTTGTCAGTcgtccactagagggcagcagtgCATTACATTCCACTTGAACGCAGAACTGCACATTGTTgaaggaaaatgttttgtttatctgAAAATCTAGAAATTAATGAAATGGATCAGCTGCGtggtttttttgggttttttttttttttttttttcctgcctgcaGTTTGACTTATTTATCCTGTAAAAGACTATTGATCTATAAAAGTACCGGAAAAAGTGacgaataaaataaaaaatatgtttgTCGTAACTGAAACggtaaatattttttaatgataattttataaaatactATCAATGAGAATAACTGTAAATGTTGAGCCATCTTTTATTTTGCTCCTTTAAATGGAAAGTATATGACGTAATGCTTTACACGTAGCCCCAGTGGCCTAATGGATAAGGCACTGGCCTCCTAAGCCAGGGATTGTGGGTTCGAGTCCCATCTGGGGTGgacgctttttgttttcagttgttggCCGGAAAACTCATTTTTCCTGTAAAAAACACCTGAAGACAGGGAAACACCGGAACATTAAAGATTTCGGCATGTTCTAAAAGCGCTGGCACGTGTATTTACTTGTTCCACTTTCCTTCgtcccacagccaatcagagagcgctGCGCTCGCTCTCGTGACTTCGCGCTCCTTGTCGCTTTCCTTCTGCCACTCAGCGACACTTCACTTCTTCCTCCCGTGGGCAACTTTAAAATCTATTCCCTGCTCGCCGTTGCTTTACTTTTCAGTCCCTGCACCGTCGCAGGTATGGTTTTCCTCCGGAGTCTGTCCGCTCTTCTCCTGTTCCGCGTGTTTTCGACCTTCGCCTCTGCTCAGAGTAAGTAGGTCGACTTGGAGTCTTGTGTAAAGATCCAGTGGGATTTACTGTACAGCTCATATTAGATGGACTTTCGGAGGGTTGTATGAATGAGTTTTTGTGGGATCAAGTGTCAGTTATGTAAAATTATATCTGAATGCATATTTTTTTCGTGCTAGGTTCCAATTGGATCCTGTCACTGTAATGTtactttcagtttgtttatcTCCATCAAGCTACTGTTAAAATCAGAACTGCATACTGGGACGAGTGCTCTAGTCAGTGTGAAATACCTGGATCTCTTCATTCTATACCTTTTGTATTTCTATCTTTTAAATTATCGtcattaatattttattatctATATAAATGGATTTAACTTATAATGAATTAAACtgtataaaaacataaaaaagaaaacagctcattGTTCATGTTGGAATTTTTCAATGCAAACACTGCACACATTTTAGCTTGTGGGAAAAAGAGCACAATTGTTTAGAATTGACAAGATAATCAGCTGCACATGGCTCGTCTCTCATCACAATGTTCAGATTCATCGACATGCTTTGTGCAACATTCAGGTCCACTCAGCTGACGCCTTTAGTTGGGACTGTgggatatttattattttatgttttacctattttgccatttttaagCCAGTTCTCTGAGCCCTGGCACTTGAGAGATCAAAGGTGAATCTTATGCTTACACAGCAAACAACCTGGTGACTCAGCAGCTTTATTCAGTTAACTTTTGACTCAATCAAATGATTGATGACTTGGCAGTTTGTTAATTGCCCTTACACTCCACATACAGTCAAAAGAAAGATGCAGTCAAAACCACAGACATTCCAGAGATGCACCAAGATGGTCTCAACTAGTATTTTCCATCATCTGGCTGATAAATATTGCAGTTGTTCACATCTATAAGAGTCACCAGTTGGGATCAGCTGATAGAGTGAAGCCTGTAGTTAAACTCTTTCTGTGTCCTCATtgtgatttttgtgtgtttcttcacaACTGTGACTTCCCAGAGTTGACGGCAGCAACGGTGTACTGGGACGCGCTCCACAAGCGTGTCCTGCTGAAGGAGGgggtgctggaggtggagggggacgCTTACGGCTACCTGAACAACTCCCTGGCCAGCACCGGCTGGAGCGTCTTAGAGATCCGTGCCGGATATGGAAAAACCCCAGAAAGTGACGACGTGACTTTCTTCCTGGCTGGTTACCTGGAAGGTTTCCTCACCGCGCAGTGAGTGTCGGCATGATGTTCTCCATGAAAGCCCGAGGGCCGATATCCATTATGAACAGATCTGTTAAACGGTAAAAACCCAATTGCGTGTCTGACTCTGTCTTTCACTCATCTGGAATTCCCCCCCTTTTTGCTTTCTCTAAAGGCAAATGATGGATCACTACGCCAACATGTACCCGCAGCTGATCCATGACCCGAAGGTCCTCGGCCCGGTGCAGGACTTCATGACGTGAGTCGGTTCCCTTTTCCACGGAAAACTTTCaaatcacaacagcagcactgtaCTTACACCATAAGAACCACGCACcgctgtcagtgtgtttcatttccTCCCACTCCTTCCTGTTTTTAACCATGATGCATCAACTGAAGTAGTTGAACTGATCAGATTgaaagatttgtgtttttttatttgaaatgagaGCAAAAATTGGATCTCTTTCATTAAATGAGTTGAAGTCAGTGTGTTCTTGTGTGGcttattttgagtttttgtttcactgtaatATAAATAAGGTGTGTTtcttcaggaagcaggactcgTGGGTCAGACAGCAGGTGAAACAGAACAAGAGCTCCGATCCTCTGTGGAGGCACGCCGGCTTCATCGTGGCTCAGATGGACGGATTACAGGCAGGAGTGGCAGACTGGGCCAAAAAACAGGGCAAAAAGGTGAATTCTCACAGCGAAGAGAACAGCGGTCacaaaatagttaaaaaaaaacacacacacacacaaatccattcctcacaaaacactggaaaatagaaaaagggGCATCTTCTTCAATATGGATGAACAGTCAACTGCTACATGTTCATTAAACCATGTATTTGCATTATTATTTTCAGTACAAAGTGTCTGATATATGAATGTTCTGTTGTATTTTAGTGAATATTGGGCTTTGAAtgaaatgaggaaacacaaacgTGTTCCAGTTGAGGAAATCTAGACAAATATATTATTGTTTGCAAAGTCATTAAGTAAAGTAAGATCCAAATAAAACTCCCAACATGTTAAgtcctgtgatttttttttctttattgaaacAGGAGATTATCTCTTTTATTCCAGAAATCTGGCCAAGCATAAAATCATTCTGAACGAAGTCAGCCACACTGCAGTAGCAGATATTCCCGGCCTGTAGACATTTATGATTTGGTTTATTATCGTTTTATTGTCCCCAGAAGTCAGTTTTCAGGCCAAAGTGTCACAcgtctttttctttccctgccGAATTTGACAGCAGTaatcctgtttctgtttccgttcaccagctgtttatctgcttttcTTCCCACAGCCGCTGTCGTATTTTTCCATCCAGTTCTTGAACGCAGTGGGAGACCTGCTGGATCTGATCCCGGCCATCGTCCCGGACTCCGGCCGTCTGCTCAGAGACTTCAAGCTTCCGGGGATGGGGCACTGCTCCGCGCTCATCAAGGTCCTGACCAAAGCTCCATGTGGGGAATGAGAGCAGCTCGCTGAGGGATGGCTGCAGAACAGCAGCTCCAATTGGCAATGCGTCTCTAACTTCAGCTGGAAACAtcgattttttttaaatacgtGAAAGAAGCtgttgatgatgaatgaaagatGAATTTCCTGAGTAATCAGATGTTCCCTCTCAAATATGTACActtcttttcctcctgctgctgcaggatgatGGCGTTGAACGGAGTTCTGTTGTTTTGTGCGTTCTTCCTCAGATGCTGCCGGGCTTCGAGAACCTGCTGTTCGCTCACTCCAGCTGGTACACGTACGCTGCCACCATGCGGATCTACAAACACTGGGATTTCCGTATCGCTGAGC includes these proteins:
- the pick1 gene encoding PRKCA-binding protein isoform X1, whose amino-acid sequence is MFTDMDYELEEDKLGIPTVPGTVNLKKDANNLIGISIGGGAQYCPCLYIVQVFDNTPAALDGTLAAGDEITGVNGKPVKGKTKVEVAKMIQAVQGEAVIHYNKLQADPKQGKSLDIVLKKVKHRLVENMSSGTADALGLSRAILCNDGLVKRLEELEKTAELYKGLMEHTKRLLRAFFELSQTHRAFGDVFSVIGVREPQAAASEAFVKFADAHRNIEKYGIQLLKTIKPMLHDLNTYLHKAIPDTKLTIRKYLDVKFEYLSYCLKVKEMDDEEYSSIAMGEPLYRVSTGNYEYRLVLRCRQEARARFAKMRKDVLEKIELLDQKHVQDIVFQLQRFVSGMSHYYDECYAVLKEADVFPIEVDLSRTMINYSSQSLSYTEDEDDEDGGGGGGGGGGEEGGSGADRQAENGAEKLIDDE
- the pick1 gene encoding PRKCA-binding protein isoform X2; the protein is MFTDMDYELEEDKLGIPTVPGTVNLKKDANNLIGISIGGGAQYCPCLYIVQVFDNTPAALDGTLAAGDEITGVNGKPVKGKTKVEVAKMIQAVQGEAVIHYNKLQADPKQGKSLDIDGLVKRLEELEKTAELYKGLMEHTKRLLRAFFELSQTHRAFGDVFSVIGVREPQAAASEAFVKFADAHRNIEKYGIQLLKTIKPMLHDLNTYLHKAIPDTKLTIRKYLDVKFEYLSYCLKVKEMDDEEYSSIAMGEPLYRVSTGNYEYRLVLRCRQEARARFAKMRKDVLEKIELLDQKHVQDIVFQLQRFVSGMSHYYDECYAVLKEADVFPIEVDLSRTMINYSSQSLSYTEDEDDEDGGGGGGGGGGEEGGSGADRQAENGAEKLIDDE